In Caproiciproducens sp. NJN-50, the following are encoded in one genomic region:
- the murA gene encoding UDP-N-acetylglucosamine 1-carboxyvinyltransferase, giving the protein MSKLLIHGTKKLKGEVQIHGAKNSTLPLMAASLLCGGECVLHNCPALSDVDTAIKILRHLGCKVERTAGDVVINPLPAENYDIPDHLMREMRSSIIFLGAIVSRLERAVLSFPGGCELGPRPIDLHLSSLRKMGVVINEDHGCLDCAVPDGLKGAVINLSFPSVGATENIIITACRAKGKTVINNAAREPEISDLADFLNSCGAKIHGAGNSTICIEGVSRLSGCEHNVIPDRIAAATYMTAAAITGSTLTLSSVIPDHLAPVLPVLEESGCRIDLYDNAVSIAAPERLSRIKSVRTMPYPGFPTDAQAPVMAMTTVANGTSIFVENIFESRYKHVGELLRLGANIKVEGRVAVVEGVKRLSGASVEASDLRGGAALVVAGLAAQGTTEVHGLHHLDRGYECIEKNLALLGADIKRV; this is encoded by the coding sequence ATGTCGAAACTGTTGATACATGGCACAAAAAAACTCAAGGGGGAAGTGCAGATTCACGGTGCAAAAAACAGCACTCTGCCGCTGATGGCCGCGTCACTTTTATGCGGAGGCGAATGTGTCCTACATAATTGCCCTGCGCTTTCGGATGTGGACACCGCCATTAAGATCCTGCGGCATCTTGGATGCAAAGTGGAACGTACCGCCGGAGATGTTGTGATTAATCCTCTCCCCGCGGAAAATTACGACATCCCCGACCACTTAATGCGCGAGATGCGTTCCTCCATCATCTTCCTAGGGGCGATTGTCAGCCGTCTGGAGCGGGCTGTGCTGTCGTTCCCGGGGGGATGTGAGCTTGGCCCGCGTCCGATCGACCTGCATCTTTCCTCTTTGCGGAAAATGGGGGTCGTCATCAATGAGGACCACGGATGCCTGGACTGCGCGGTTCCGGACGGGCTTAAGGGAGCCGTCATCAATCTTTCCTTTCCCAGCGTCGGCGCGACGGAGAATATTATCATCACTGCCTGTCGGGCAAAGGGGAAAACCGTGATCAACAATGCCGCGAGGGAGCCGGAGATTTCAGACCTGGCGGACTTTCTGAATTCCTGCGGGGCAAAAATCCACGGGGCCGGGAACAGCACCATCTGTATCGAAGGCGTCAGCCGGCTGTCCGGCTGCGAACACAATGTGATCCCGGACCGAATCGCGGCCGCCACCTATATGACGGCCGCCGCCATCACGGGGAGCACGCTGACGCTTTCCAGCGTGATTCCGGATCATCTTGCCCCGGTTTTGCCGGTCCTGGAAGAAAGCGGATGCCGGATCGACCTATACGACAATGCCGTCAGCATCGCCGCCCCGGAGCGCCTCAGCCGGATCAAGAGCGTCAGGACAATGCCGTACCCGGGGTTTCCGACGGACGCGCAGGCTCCCGTCATGGCCATGACCACGGTGGCAAACGGCACCAGTATTTTTGTCGAAAATATATTCGAAAGCCGTTATAAGCACGTTGGAGAGCTTCTCCGGCTCGGAGCGAATATCAAGGTGGAGGGACGTGTCGCGGTTGTGGAAGGCGTGAAACGCCTTTCCGGGGCGTCGGTGGAAGCCTCGGATCTGCGGGGGGGAGCGGCCCTGGTCGTAGCGGGGCTCGCGGCGCAGGGAACGACGGAAGTGCACGGCCTGCATCATCTGGACCGGGGCTATGAATGTATTGAAAAAAATCTGGCCCTGCTGGGGGCGGACATCAAACGCGTTTAG
- a CDS encoding cell division protein FtsQ/DivIB: MRDLKNGRRELNADSRWSGTNRPARRGNDGAPSRAGIRAENRRRRRRRALLIFYFFLFFTVVSAAVAVSLTVLFKIDTIQVGGTSRYTQEQIIGACGIKKGENLFLAKTRQSEKQIQARLPYIGSVKVRRKFPARISIQVAEAQVCGAVESSGKYVVLGDDFRVLEMADKLPQSCVLIRGITLKSPKEGKTAEFADKSLQSSLTEVERALKSNGLKNITGVDFSSTSKILLTYEGRVTINLGMPSDLDYKISFAKKLFDDGEIKSTEKGTLNLSTAGDNDTAYFDPASGS, from the coding sequence ATGAGGGACTTGAAGAACGGACGGCGAGAATTGAACGCAGACAGCCGCTGGAGCGGAACAAACAGGCCTGCCCGGAGGGGAAATGACGGCGCGCCCTCCCGGGCCGGAATCCGCGCGGAAAATCGTCGGCGCCGAAGACGCAGGGCCCTTCTGATCTTTTATTTTTTCCTGTTCTTCACGGTCGTGTCGGCTGCCGTGGCCGTTTCACTCACGGTCCTTTTTAAGATCGATACCATCCAGGTCGGCGGGACCTCGCGGTACACACAGGAGCAGATTATCGGCGCATGCGGCATCAAGAAAGGGGAAAATCTTTTTCTTGCGAAAACCAGACAGTCGGAAAAACAGATACAAGCCCGCCTGCCTTATATCGGTTCCGTAAAGGTCAGGCGGAAATTTCCGGCGCGGATCAGCATACAGGTCGCCGAGGCGCAGGTCTGCGGCGCGGTGGAATCTTCGGGGAAATACGTTGTCCTGGGAGATGATTTCAGGGTTTTGGAAATGGCGGACAAGCTGCCGCAGAGCTGTGTGCTGATCCGGGGAATCACGCTGAAAAGCCCAAAAGAAGGGAAGACGGCCGAGTTCGCGGACAAATCGCTGCAGTCGTCGCTGACGGAGGTCGAAAGGGCCCTGAAAAGCAACGGGCTGAAAAACATCACGGGCGTGGATTTTTCCTCTACTTCCAAAATTCTGCTGACCTATGAAGGGCGCGTCACGATCAATCTGGGAATGCCGTCCGACCTGGATTATAAAATCAGTTTTGCAAAAAAGCTGTTTGACGACGGGGAGATCAAAAGCACGGAAAAAGGGACTCTGAACCTCTCCACCGCGGGGGATAACGACACCGCTTATTTCGACCCGGCTTCGGGTTCGTGA
- the mraY gene encoding phospho-N-acetylmuramoyl-pentapeptide-transferase codes for MNSLWTLAAATISFGVTALLGKWMVPFLHRLNFGQTIRDVGPSWHRKKNGTPTMGGFLFIVGILAASAVCLSMYYGATGLTQSNLAMRTKTVGGLLMACGFGLIGFFDDYIKVVKKRNLGLTVRQKLVLQFLVAGAYLYTLYRFGAGSVTLVPFAGGVNLGVWYWVLSLLGIVGMVNAVNFTDGIDGLNASVTFFASASFMIIAGIFRLIPVGIMSAAAAGGCLGFLVWNFNPAKVFMGDTGSLFLGGLVCALGFDVNAPILILPVGIVYIFEILSVVLQVAYFKATHGKRLFKMSPIHHHFELCGWSEVKICLVFSGVTAFSGAAAVLLAFFGF; via the coding sequence ATGAATTCTTTATGGACTCTTGCGGCGGCGACAATTTCGTTTGGGGTTACGGCACTTCTTGGAAAATGGATGGTGCCCTTCCTCCATCGCCTGAACTTCGGGCAGACGATCCGCGACGTCGGGCCTTCCTGGCACAGAAAAAAAAATGGAACGCCGACAATGGGCGGGTTCCTGTTTATTGTGGGAATTCTTGCGGCTTCGGCGGTCTGCCTCTCGATGTATTACGGCGCCACGGGGCTGACCCAGAGCAATCTTGCCATGAGGACCAAAACCGTCGGCGGTCTGCTGATGGCCTGCGGGTTCGGCCTGATCGGCTTTTTTGACGATTACATCAAAGTGGTCAAAAAAAGGAATCTGGGTCTTACCGTCCGGCAGAAGCTTGTCCTCCAGTTTCTTGTGGCCGGGGCATATCTGTATACGCTTTACCGGTTCGGAGCGGGTTCCGTCACGCTGGTCCCGTTTGCCGGCGGAGTCAATCTGGGCGTTTGGTACTGGGTCTTGTCGCTCCTTGGGATTGTGGGAATGGTCAATGCCGTCAACTTTACGGACGGCATCGACGGGCTGAATGCTTCCGTCACCTTTTTTGCCTCTGCGTCCTTCATGATCATCGCCGGCATTTTCAGGCTGATCCCGGTCGGGATCATGTCCGCGGCCGCCGCGGGCGGCTGCCTGGGGTTTCTGGTGTGGAATTTCAACCCTGCAAAGGTCTTTATGGGCGACACCGGCTCTTTGTTCCTGGGGGGACTGGTCTGTGCGCTCGGATTTGATGTGAACGCGCCGATCCTGATCCTGCCGGTCGGAATCGTCTATATTTTTGAAATTTTGTCCGTTGTGCTGCAGGTGGCGTATTTTAAGGCGACCCATGGGAAACGCTTGTTTAAAATGAGCCCGATCCATCACCATTTTGAGCTTTGCGGCTGGAGCGAGGTGAAAATTTGCCTGGTTTTCAGCGGAGTCACGGCTTTTTCCGGTGCGGCCGCCGTACTGCTGGCATTTTTCGGTTTCTGA
- the ftsZ gene encoding cell division protein FtsZ produces MPFEIENDFDNIVQIKVIGVGGGGGNAIDRMVAMGVQGVEFISINTDRQALYRSKATQKIQIGEKVTHGKGAGSKPEMGQKAADESREAIAAAIRGSDMVFVTAGMGGGTGTGAAPIVAEIAHDMGVLTVGIVTKPFEFEGRRRMEQAENGITALREHVDSLVVIPNERLKLVSEQRITLLNAFSIADDVLRQGVQSISDLIKLPGLVNLDFADVTAVMKDAGYAHMGVGRASGKEKAQEAANMAISSPLLETAINGARGVIINITSSPDIGLDEIETASAMIASQAHEDANIIWGAAFDENMDDEMSVTVIATGFATSSGEMPAEEPKEKQDAKPRERVAVPDNNSMEDDDFTDIMQIFNRKS; encoded by the coding sequence ATGCCTTTTGAAATTGAGAATGACTTTGACAATATTGTTCAGATAAAAGTCATCGGGGTCGGCGGCGGCGGCGGCAATGCGATTGACCGCATGGTTGCCATGGGCGTGCAGGGCGTTGAATTTATCAGCATCAATACGGACAGGCAGGCCCTGTACCGCTCCAAGGCAACGCAAAAGATCCAGATCGGAGAAAAGGTAACGCACGGAAAAGGCGCCGGTTCCAAACCTGAAATGGGGCAGAAAGCCGCGGACGAAAGCCGGGAGGCCATCGCGGCGGCGATCCGCGGCAGCGACATGGTCTTTGTTACGGCGGGCATGGGCGGAGGCACCGGCACCGGCGCGGCTCCGATCGTCGCCGAAATCGCGCATGATATGGGCGTTCTGACCGTCGGTATTGTCACGAAGCCCTTTGAGTTTGAAGGACGCCGCCGCATGGAGCAGGCTGAAAATGGGATCACCGCTCTGCGCGAACATGTGGATTCGCTTGTTGTGATTCCGAATGAGCGCCTGAAGCTGGTCAGCGAGCAGCGCATCACTTTGCTGAACGCTTTTTCCATCGCCGACGATGTCCTGCGTCAGGGCGTGCAGAGCATTTCCGACCTGATTAAGCTGCCTGGCCTGGTGAATCTGGACTTCGCGGACGTCACCGCGGTGATGAAAGACGCGGGTTACGCCCATATGGGAGTCGGTCGTGCTTCCGGCAAAGAAAAGGCTCAGGAAGCGGCCAATATGGCGATTTCAAGCCCCCTGCTGGAGACCGCCATCAACGGAGCCAGAGGTGTTATAATCAACATCACCTCCTCGCCCGATATCGGGCTGGATGAGATCGAGACGGCTTCCGCCATGATTGCATCCCAGGCCCATGAGGACGCAAATATCATTTGGGGCGCCGCGTTTGATGAGAACATGGACGATGAAATGAGCGTTACCGTGATCGCGACGGGCTTCGCCACCTCCAGCGGGGAAATGCCTGCCGAAGAACCAAAGGAAAAACAGGATGCAAAGCCCCGGGAAAGAGTTGCCGTTCCCGACAACAATTCAATGGAAGACGACGATTTTACAGACATCATGCAGATTTTCAACAGGAAGTCGTGA
- the htpG gene encoding molecular chaperone HtpG, protein MPIKPFQAESKHLLDLMIHSIYTHKEIFLRELISNASDAIDKLYYKALSEENTGLSRDDFVIRILPDKEKRTLAISDNGCGMTKEELETNLGTIAKSGSLDFKNEFESKPDIEIIGQFGVGFYSAFMVSDHVSVVSRAFGGEETYRWESRGAEGYTVEPCEQRETSGTDIVLDLKPDTDDEKFNEYLDTYTLRNLIKKYSDYIRYPIRMNVEKSRLKEGSKDEYESYTEEETLNSMVPIWRKNKNEITKEQYNQFYKDKFADYEDPARVIHMYTEGTATFHALMYLPARAPYDFYTKEYEKGLQLYSNGVMIMDKCADLLPDYFSFVRGLVDSQDLSLNISREMLQHDRQLKIIAGRVEKKIQSELESMLKNEREDYEKFFQNFGLQLKYGVYQDFGTHKDALQDLLLFHTSAGEKYSTLAEYVTRMKEDQKYIYYVCGESVQKAALLPQTEAVKDRGYEILYLTDPIDEFAVRVLEKYQDKEFKSVSADDLDLETEEEKKEAAQKVEENKDLLSFMKDALDGKVKAVVLSNKLKSHPVCLSTSGAISMEMEKVLNSLPNAEKEKVQAQRVLEINANHPVFDRLVKLFDSDKEKLKTYASLLYTQALLIEGAPIDDPVAFSNQICSLMAD, encoded by the coding sequence ATGCCGATCAAACCGTTCCAGGCGGAATCCAAGCATCTTTTGGACCTGATGATCCATTCCATTTATACCCACAAGGAAATTTTTCTGCGCGAGCTGATTTCCAATGCGAGCGACGCCATCGACAAGCTTTATTATAAAGCCCTCTCGGAGGAAAACACGGGCTTGAGCCGCGATGACTTTGTCATTCGCATTCTGCCGGACAAGGAGAAACGCACGCTGGCGATTTCAGACAATGGCTGCGGCATGACAAAGGAGGAACTGGAAACCAATCTTGGGACCATCGCCAAAAGCGGTTCGCTTGATTTCAAGAACGAGTTCGAAAGCAAACCGGACATTGAAATCATCGGCCAGTTCGGCGTCGGCTTTTATTCCGCGTTTATGGTCAGCGACCACGTGAGTGTTGTAAGCCGGGCGTTCGGCGGCGAAGAAACCTACCGCTGGGAGTCCCGCGGCGCCGAAGGGTATACCGTCGAGCCCTGCGAGCAGAGGGAAACCTCTGGGACGGATATCGTTCTTGACCTGAAGCCGGATACCGACGATGAAAAATTTAATGAGTATCTGGATACCTATACGCTTCGGAATCTGATCAAAAAGTATTCCGATTATATCCGCTACCCGATCCGCATGAATGTGGAGAAAAGCCGCTTAAAGGAAGGCAGCAAGGACGAATACGAGAGCTACACCGAAGAAGAAACGCTCAACAGCATGGTCCCGATCTGGCGCAAGAATAAGAACGAGATCACGAAAGAACAGTACAATCAGTTTTACAAGGACAAGTTCGCGGATTACGAGGACCCGGCCAGAGTGATCCATATGTACACCGAGGGCACCGCCACTTTTCACGCGCTGATGTATCTGCCGGCGCGCGCTCCATACGATTTTTATACGAAAGAATATGAGAAGGGACTTCAGCTTTACTCCAACGGCGTTATGATTATGGATAAATGCGCCGACCTGCTGCCGGATTATTTCAGTTTTGTCCGGGGCCTGGTCGATTCCCAGGACCTTTCGCTGAACATATCCAGGGAAATGCTGCAGCATGACCGCCAGCTGAAAATCATAGCGGGCCGGGTTGAAAAGAAAATCCAGTCCGAACTGGAATCCATGCTGAAAAACGAGCGGGAAGACTATGAGAAGTTCTTTCAGAATTTTGGGCTGCAGCTGAAGTACGGGGTGTACCAGGATTTTGGAACGCACAAGGATGCTTTGCAGGACCTTTTGCTGTTTCATACCTCGGCGGGAGAGAAGTATTCCACTCTGGCCGAATATGTCACCCGCATGAAGGAAGACCAGAAATATATTTATTACGTCTGCGGAGAATCGGTACAGAAGGCCGCGCTGCTCCCGCAGACGGAAGCCGTGAAAGACCGAGGATATGAAATCCTTTATCTCACCGACCCGATCGATGAATTCGCCGTGCGGGTGCTTGAGAAATATCAGGACAAGGAATTTAAATCCGTTTCCGCGGACGACCTGGATCTGGAAACAGAGGAGGAGAAAAAGGAGGCGGCTCAGAAAGTTGAAGAAAACAAGGATCTGCTTTCTTTCATGAAAGACGCGCTTGACGGCAAAGTAAAGGCCGTAGTTCTTTCCAATAAGCTGAAGTCCCACCCTGTCTGCCTGTCCACCAGCGGAGCGATTTCAATGGAGATGGAAAAGGTGCTGAACTCGCTGCCCAATGCGGAAAAAGAAAAAGTGCAGGCTCAACGCGTATTGGAAATCAACGCGAATCACCCGGTTTTTGACAGGCTGGTCAAGCTGTTTGACTCCGATAAGGAGAAACTGAAGACCTATGCGTCCCTGCTTTATACCCAGGCCCTGTTGATCGAAGGCGCTCCGATCGACGACCCGGTTGCATTTTCCAACCAGATCTGCAGCCTGATGGCGGATTGA
- a CDS encoding cation diffusion facilitator family transporter: protein MTRLLIRLFVRDYQNTENTKVRESYGKFSGIVGIVTNLLLFSGKITAGVLFHSISVTADAVNNLSDSASSIVTLVGFKMAAKPADSGHPYGHARIEYISGLMVSLVVFVTGFQFAQTSFQKILHPEQTKFSLFVIAVLVVSVLLKAWQGAFYRQIGKAISSATVSAAAADSMNDVLSTSAVLAGTVITKLTGFNLDGYVGLAVAVMIMFTGFQLVRETSNPLLGEAPDRKLVDDIYHTIDSYDGILGIHDLNVHSYGPGRCFATVHCEVPAERDVLLSHDIIDNIERDFMEKKGIHLVIHMDPVAMDDPRTNELKGQVRQLLEELSPEIGMHDFRVVWGPTHANLVFDVCVSFEFPMKDEELVEAISQKVRDLPGNCYPVITVDHDYVPARQNFDTKI, encoded by the coding sequence ATGACACGCCTGTTGATACGGCTTTTTGTCAGGGACTATCAGAACACTGAGAATACAAAAGTGCGGGAAAGCTACGGAAAATTTTCCGGCATTGTCGGCATCGTGACCAATCTGCTCCTCTTTTCCGGCAAGATCACCGCGGGCGTTTTGTTCCACAGCATCTCGGTAACGGCGGATGCGGTCAACAACCTGAGCGATTCGGCCTCGTCCATTGTGACGCTGGTCGGATTCAAAATGGCCGCGAAACCCGCCGATTCCGGCCACCCCTACGGGCATGCCAGAATCGAATATATCAGCGGCCTGATGGTGTCTCTTGTCGTGTTTGTCACGGGCTTCCAGTTTGCTCAAACGTCTTTTCAAAAAATACTCCATCCGGAACAGACCAAATTCAGTCTGTTCGTGATTGCGGTGCTGGTGGTTTCCGTTTTGCTGAAGGCCTGGCAGGGGGCTTTTTACCGTCAGATCGGAAAGGCGATCTCATCCGCGACCGTTTCCGCGGCTGCCGCCGACAGCATGAATGATGTTCTGTCCACTTCGGCTGTTTTGGCAGGAACCGTGATTACAAAGCTGACCGGGTTTAATCTGGACGGCTATGTGGGTCTTGCCGTCGCCGTTATGATCATGTTCACTGGCTTTCAGCTGGTTCGGGAAACCAGCAACCCGCTACTCGGCGAGGCTCCGGACCGGAAACTGGTGGACGATATCTACCACACCATCGACAGTTACGACGGGATTCTCGGAATTCACGATCTGAATGTCCACAGCTATGGACCGGGCCGCTGTTTCGCAACCGTCCACTGTGAAGTCCCCGCGGAACGGGACGTTCTGCTCAGTCATGACATCATAGACAATATCGAACGTGATTTTATGGAGAAAAAGGGCATTCATCTGGTCATTCACATGGATCCGGTCGCGATGGACGATCCGCGCACCAATGAACTGAAGGGCCAGGTCAGGCAGCTGCTCGAGGAACTTTCTCCGGAAATCGGGATGCACGATTTCCGGGTGGTCTGGGGGCCGACCCATGCAAATCTGGTGTTTGACGTTTGTGTTTCCTTTGAATTTCCAATGAAGGATGAGGAACTGGTCGAGGCTATTTCCCAAAAGGTCAGGGATCTGCCGGGAAACTGTTACCCGGTGATCACGGTGGACCACGACTATGTTCCCGCGAGACAGAACTTCGATACAAAAATTTAA
- a CDS encoding FtsW/RodA/SpoVE family cell cycle protein — MPGNAAKRPVGKIRDATAYGKKVRKRFRIFSVRSGMDLPFLFLVMVLLIIGLIMMFSASYANAFYRHNGNSYFFISKQAVFAVLGVIVMFAVSYFDYHHFHEFAIPILLVSYALLVLVKFMPAINGVHRWIDLGPFGQFQPSEIAKFSIVLIFAHLISLNFNRMGTFLYGVLPYALILGMTAALLMWEPHVSATVIIVLLGAVMLFIGGVKLRWFVGAFSILGAGVAYLVLFAKEYAYASDRITAWLDPFSNATPELIADTWQTRQSLYAIGSGGLLGLGLGQSRQKFLYLPEPQNDFIFAIVCEELGFIGALIIIILFAMLIWRGITISLRAKDKFGMLFGIGLIVQVGLQVILNIAVVTNTIPNTGISLPFFSYGGTSLVILLAEMGIILSISRTSAIEKI; from the coding sequence ATGCCGGGAAACGCGGCGAAACGCCCGGTTGGAAAAATCCGCGACGCCACCGCGTACGGGAAAAAAGTGCGGAAAAGATTCCGTATCTTTTCCGTGCGCTCCGGCATGGATCTGCCCTTTCTGTTCCTTGTGATGGTCCTGCTGATTATCGGCCTGATCATGATGTTTTCCGCCAGCTATGCGAACGCATTTTATCGCCACAACGGAAACAGCTATTTTTTCATCAGCAAACAGGCGGTTTTCGCCGTGCTCGGCGTGATTGTTATGTTCGCTGTTTCCTATTTTGATTATCATCATTTTCATGAATTCGCGATCCCGATTCTGCTGGTCTCGTACGCGCTTCTGGTGCTGGTCAAGTTTATGCCGGCGATCAACGGCGTACACAGGTGGATTGATCTCGGACCTTTCGGGCAGTTTCAGCCTTCCGAAATCGCCAAATTTTCCATCGTTCTGATCTTTGCGCATCTGATATCGCTGAATTTCAACCGGATGGGAACGTTTCTTTATGGCGTGCTTCCCTATGCCCTGATTCTGGGAATGACGGCGGCGCTGCTGATGTGGGAACCCCATGTTTCCGCGACCGTCATCATCGTTCTGCTCGGCGCGGTGATGCTGTTCATCGGCGGGGTGAAACTGCGCTGGTTTGTCGGCGCGTTCAGCATCCTGGGCGCCGGCGTGGCGTACCTTGTCCTGTTCGCAAAAGAGTACGCCTATGCGAGCGATCGGATCACCGCCTGGCTGGACCCGTTTTCCAACGCGACGCCGGAACTGATCGCGGACACCTGGCAGACGCGCCAGTCCCTGTACGCGATCGGTTCCGGCGGTCTGCTCGGTTTGGGTCTGGGGCAGTCGCGCCAGAAATTTCTGTATCTTCCGGAGCCGCAGAACGATTTTATCTTCGCCATCGTATGCGAGGAACTGGGATTCATCGGCGCGCTGATTATCATCATCCTGTTCGCCATGCTGATCTGGCGCGGCATTACCATTTCCCTTCGCGCGAAAGATAAGTTCGGCATGCTGTTTGGAATCGGGCTGATTGTCCAGGTCGGCCTTCAGGTCATCCTGAACATCGCGGTTGTGACCAACACCATCCCGAACACCGGCATCAGTCTGCCCTTTTTCAGCTACGGAGGAACGTCGCTCGTGATTCTTCTGGCCGAAATGGGGATCATTCTGTCCATTTCGCGAACGTCTGCCATTGAAAAAATATAG
- the murG gene encoding undecaprenyldiphospho-muramoylpentapeptide beta-N-acetylglucosaminyltransferase, which yields MKVLFAGGGTAGHINPALAIAGYIKEREPDAGILYVGAKGGMEERLVPSAGYEFRSITISGFQRSLSVKNLVRNGKTVIHLFTSTLEARRIIRGFLPDICVGTGGYVAGPVVREAIRMGIPSVIHEQNAYPGVTNKMLSKKADRTMLAVADAQKYLSPSARCVLTGNPVRQEVVRADRKAAREKLGLDSRPLILSFGGSLGARKINEAAADLLVQSAKSGRFQHIHGYGQWGKWFPGLLKEKGLELKDHKELDVREYISDMPDCLAAADLVICRAGAITLSELQAVGRASILIPSPNVAENHQFHNAMAMVGRGAAEIIEEKNLTGEFLCRKVQELFSQPGKIETLAENAKKMAIPDSCERIYRLIKEVLDRSPLD from the coding sequence ATGAAAGTACTGTTTGCCGGCGGAGGTACGGCCGGCCATATCAACCCCGCTCTCGCCATTGCCGGCTACATAAAGGAACGGGAGCCGGACGCCGGGATTTTGTACGTCGGGGCGAAAGGCGGGATGGAGGAACGCCTCGTTCCATCCGCCGGATATGAGTTTCGCAGCATCACGATTTCGGGATTTCAGCGCAGCCTGAGTGTCAAGAATCTCGTCAGAAACGGAAAAACGGTGATTCACCTGTTCACTTCGACACTGGAGGCCCGCCGGATCATCCGCGGTTTTCTCCCGGACATCTGCGTCGGCACGGGCGGCTATGTGGCCGGCCCCGTCGTCCGGGAAGCGATTCGCATGGGGATCCCTTCGGTCATCCATGAACAGAACGCATACCCGGGCGTCACAAACAAAATGCTGTCGAAAAAAGCGGACAGGACCATGCTGGCCGTGGCGGACGCGCAAAAATATCTCAGTCCTTCCGCCCGGTGCGTTCTGACCGGCAATCCGGTCCGGCAGGAGGTTGTCCGCGCCGACCGAAAGGCGGCCCGTGAAAAGCTCGGCCTTGACTCCAGACCGCTGATCCTTTCCTTCGGCGGAAGCCTGGGTGCCCGGAAAATCAACGAGGCGGCGGCGGACCTGCTGGTTCAGAGCGCGAAAAGCGGCCGCTTTCAACATATCCATGGCTATGGCCAGTGGGGAAAATGGTTTCCCGGTCTTTTAAAGGAAAAAGGCCTTGAATTAAAGGATCACAAAGAGCTGGACGTCCGGGAATACATCAGCGACATGCCGGACTGTCTTGCCGCGGCGGATCTTGTCATCTGCCGCGCCGGGGCGATCACCCTGAGCGAATTGCAGGCGGTCGGAAGGGCGTCCATTCTGATTCCCTCTCCCAACGTCGCGGAAAATCATCAGTTTCACAACGCCATGGCGATGGTTGGCCGCGGCGCCGCGGAAATCATAGAGGAAAAAAATCTGACCGGCGAATTTTTGTGCCGGAAGGTACAGGAGTTGTTTTCGCAGCCGGGAAAAATAGAGACGCTTGCGGAAAATGCGAAAAAAATGGCTATCCCGGATTCCTGTGAAAGGATTTACAGGCTGATCAAGGAAGTCCTGGACCGGTCGCCGCTGGATTGA
- a CDS encoding magnesium transporter CorA family protein has protein sequence MLSYYKTVDGRMTQIEACEPGCWINCVAPDDREIEDLIADFGIEPDFFRAAMDEEESSHIDNEDDNTLVVIDIPVVEQEGKHLAYSTMPLGLILTEKNVITVSIRDNSVVDEFARGLVKGVRTNLKTRFLLHIMLRVASRYLQYLKQIDKISNTVETELRESMKNSELLQLLDIEKSLVYFSSSLKGNEITLEKIMRGRVIKLYDEDQDLLEDVLIEVKQAIEMSNIHLNILSGTMDAFASVISNNLNIVMKALASITLLFSVPAVITGAYGMNVTGIPFPSFWFPAAVSVGCIAVAYWILHKKKML, from the coding sequence ATGCTGTCCTATTACAAAACGGTGGATGGACGCATGACGCAGATCGAGGCATGCGAGCCCGGCTGCTGGATCAACTGTGTTGCTCCGGACGACCGTGAAATCGAGGATCTGATTGCGGACTTCGGAATTGAACCGGATTTTTTCCGCGCCGCGATGGATGAAGAGGAGTCCTCCCACATTGACAACGAGGACGACAACACGCTGGTTGTCATCGACATTCCCGTTGTGGAACAGGAGGGAAAGCACCTGGCCTATTCCACGATGCCGCTGGGGCTGATCCTGACCGAAAAAAATGTGATCACGGTTTCCATACGGGACAATTCGGTGGTGGATGAATTTGCGCGAGGCCTTGTCAAAGGGGTGCGCACCAACCTGAAGACCCGGTTCCTGCTGCACATCATGCTGCGCGTCGCAAGCCGCTATCTTCAGTACTTAAAACAGATCGATAAAATCAGCAACACCGTCGAGACGGAGCTGAGGGAGTCGATGAAAAATTCCGAGCTTTTGCAGCTGCTTGATATTGAAAAATCCCTGGTTTATTTTTCCTCGTCGCTCAAAGGAAATGAAATCACGCTGGAAAAGATCATGCGGGGCAGGGTCATCAAGCTGTACGACGAGGATCAGGACCTTTTGGAAGACGTTCTGATCGAAGTGAAGCAGGCAATTGAAATGTCCAACATTCATCTGAATATTCTGTCGGGAACCATGGACGCTTTCGCCTCCGTCATTTCCAATAATCTGAACATCGTCATGAAGGCCCTCGCATCCATCACGTTGCTGTTTTCGGTGCCGGCCGTGATTACGGGCGCCTACGGCATGAACGTCACGGGAATCCCGTTTCCAAGCTTCTGGTTTCCGGCTGCCGTTTCGGTTGGATGCATCGCGGTTGCGTATTGGATTCTTCACAAGAAAAAAATGTTATAA